One part of the Cyclobacteriaceae bacterium genome encodes these proteins:
- a CDS encoding sugar transferase, with translation MSADTLKISANPTPVFGQEAELQIPEKQLVTYYIVKIKAKYSVQFEDFQLDNTFISFLTADDAVQKITNETIKPSAVFVDADADKEQLQNLHDTLAAHCIPYILFTGKFDPEAKCKAEQLHVDDYLFGAINYSLLKRIDIIRKLKIYKANRESILKSQRPKTIPKVKLWRLKRTVDIAAALSAIIILSPVLLLIALIIKLESKGPVFYISKRAGAGYKIFDFYKFRSMRAGADQELKKFAALNQYGTDESDTVFFKIKDDPRITKFGMFLRKTSLDEIPQLLNVLKGDMSLVGNRPLPLYEAEKLTKDQIAWRFLAPAGLTGLWQITKRGKDDMSPEERIQLDMEYAMNNSFLGDMKIIFKTFPALLQKEKV, from the coding sequence ATGAGTGCCGATACCCTGAAAATATCAGCAAATCCTACCCCTGTATTTGGCCAGGAGGCAGAATTACAAATTCCTGAAAAACAATTGGTGACTTACTATATTGTTAAAATCAAAGCCAAATACAGCGTTCAGTTCGAAGACTTTCAGCTAGACAACACATTTATTTCGTTTTTGACGGCTGATGATGCTGTTCAAAAAATCACTAACGAAACAATCAAGCCTTCTGCGGTATTTGTTGATGCCGATGCGGACAAAGAACAATTACAAAATCTGCACGACACATTGGCCGCGCATTGCATACCTTATATTTTATTCACCGGCAAGTTCGATCCTGAAGCCAAATGCAAAGCCGAACAATTGCATGTTGATGACTACTTGTTTGGCGCAATCAACTACAGCTTGCTGAAGCGCATCGATATTATCAGGAAACTAAAAATCTACAAGGCTAATCGCGAGAGCATATTAAAATCGCAGCGACCCAAAACAATACCAAAAGTTAAGTTATGGAGATTGAAGCGTACAGTGGATATTGCAGCAGCGCTTTCAGCGATTATAATACTTTCCCCTGTGCTTCTGCTCATTGCCTTAATCATAAAACTGGAATCGAAGGGGCCAGTGTTTTATATTTCAAAACGTGCCGGAGCCGGTTACAAAATTTTTGATTTCTATAAATTCCGCTCCATGCGTGCGGGAGCTGATCAGGAACTGAAAAAATTCGCAGCGCTTAACCAGTATGGCACGGATGAGAGCGATACTGTATTCTTTAAAATCAAGGATGATCCCAGGATTACTAAATTTGGTATGTTCCTTCGCAAAACCAGTCTGGACGAGATACCCCAATTGCTGAATGTACTGAAAGGCGACATGTCACTAGTGGGCAACCGTCCACTGCCATTATATGAGGCAGAGAAGTTGACTAAGGATCAAATCGCCTGGCGCTTTTTGGCCCCTGCAGGTTTAACCGGACTTTGGCAGATTACCAAGCGTGGCAAAGATGACATGTCGCCTGAAGAGCGTATACAACTGGATATGGAATACGCGATGAACAATTCCTTCTTAGGGGATATGAAGATTATTTTTAAAACGTTTCCTGCTTTGTTGCAAAAGGAGAAGGTTTAA
- a CDS encoding glycosyltransferase family 4 protein, with translation MKIGIEVQRLFRKKRFGIEIAAVELLHELHKIKTNHQFIILAAQNNHENKLYDCKNFTIRTVRGKLFFDFEQFFLPVAAKHEQLNILHCTGNTTPLYCSKPIVQTLHDIIFLDPIPKSDSYYQRYGNLYRRIIVPQACKKSEAIITVSNYEKKRMVERLKIEEEKVHVIHNGVSSIFKKTVDAEKLKETRIKYCLPDNFILFLGNTSARKNPERVLAAYLGYAKKSTAPLPLVTPGLPRDFILDNLKKSGELNLINKIYAPGYIDQDDLVHLYSLSKLFLFPSLSEGFGMPLLEAMACGVPVITSNTSALPEIAGDAAKLIDPNSVENIRDAIHELLEHPALLEDYCHRGLKQVQNFQWKHAAEKTLDIYERVYHKSINR, from the coding sequence ATGAAAATTGGAATAGAGGTTCAGCGGCTATTTAGGAAAAAGAGATTTGGCATTGAAATAGCAGCCGTTGAACTGCTCCATGAATTGCACAAAATAAAAACCAATCATCAGTTTATTATTCTGGCAGCTCAGAACAACCATGAAAATAAATTGTACGATTGCAAGAACTTTACAATAAGGACAGTAAGAGGTAAATTATTTTTTGACTTTGAACAATTTTTTTTACCTGTTGCCGCAAAGCACGAACAACTGAATATACTCCACTGCACTGGCAATACCACCCCCTTGTATTGCAGCAAACCCATTGTTCAAACCCTTCACGATATTATTTTTTTAGATCCCATACCTAAATCTGACTCCTATTACCAACGGTATGGAAATTTATACCGCAGAATTATTGTTCCTCAGGCATGCAAAAAAAGTGAAGCTATTATTACAGTTTCAAATTACGAAAAGAAAAGAATGGTCGAGCGGCTGAAAATTGAAGAGGAAAAGGTACATGTTATCCACAATGGCGTAAGTTCAATTTTCAAAAAAACTGTTGACGCTGAAAAACTCAAGGAAACACGAATTAAATATTGTCTTCCCGATAATTTTATCCTTTTTCTTGGCAACACATCAGCCCGGAAAAATCCCGAACGCGTTTTAGCAGCTTACCTGGGCTACGCAAAAAAATCAACTGCCCCATTACCCCTGGTTACTCCCGGGTTACCACGTGACTTTATTCTTGATAATCTAAAGAAAAGCGGAGAGCTCAACTTGATAAATAAAATTTACGCTCCTGGATATATTGATCAGGATGACCTGGTGCATCTCTATTCTTTAAGCAAGCTCTTTCTATTCCCTTCCCTGTCAGAAGGCTTCGGGATGCCGCTATTGGAGGCTATGGCCTGTGGAGTACCCGTTATTACCTCCAATACATCAGCCCTTCCAGAAATTGCCGGGGATGCCGCGAAACTTATCGACCCCAACAGCGTTGAAAATATAAGGGATGCGATACATGAACTGCTTGAACACCCTGCGCTTCTGGAAGACTATTGTCATAGAGGTCTAAAGCAAGTTCAAAATTTTCAATGGAAACATGCGGCAGAGAAAACCCTGGATATATACGAACGGGTTTATCACAAATCAATAAATCGTTAA
- the menB gene encoding 1,4-dihydroxy-2-naphthoyl-CoA synthase: protein MNLKYPWKPIKEYKEILFHKYEGIARISINRPQVHNAFTPLTVQEMIDAMYICREDADIRVVVLTGEGGKAFCSGGDQSVRGHGGYVGQDATPRLNVLDLQKLIRSIPKPVIAAVAGWAIGGGHVLHVVCDLSIAAENARFGQTGPKVGSFDGGFGASYLARIVGQKKAREIWYLCDQYDAQEALHMGLVNKVVPLDQLEETYVAWCKKIIAKSPLAIRMLKASFNAELDGQAGIQELAGNATLLYYLSDEAKEGKNAFLEKREPNWDKFPKFP, encoded by the coding sequence ATGAATCTTAAGTATCCCTGGAAACCGATTAAAGAGTACAAAGAAATTTTGTTCCATAAATATGAAGGTATCGCCCGCATCAGCATAAACCGCCCACAGGTACACAATGCTTTCACACCCCTCACAGTGCAGGAAATGATTGATGCCATGTACATCTGCCGTGAGGATGCAGACATTCGTGTAGTGGTTTTAACCGGTGAAGGTGGCAAAGCCTTTTGCAGTGGTGGCGACCAGAGTGTTCGCGGGCATGGTGGATACGTTGGACAGGATGCCACGCCTCGCCTCAATGTGCTTGATCTACAAAAGCTGATTCGTTCAATTCCTAAACCGGTTATTGCAGCCGTGGCCGGCTGGGCTATTGGCGGTGGACATGTACTGCATGTGGTTTGCGATCTTTCCATCGCTGCTGAAAATGCACGCTTTGGCCAGACGGGTCCAAAAGTGGGTAGTTTCGATGGGGGTTTCGGTGCCTCCTACTTGGCCAGGATTGTAGGACAGAAAAAAGCGCGTGAAATCTGGTACTTGTGCGATCAGTATGATGCACAGGAAGCACTTCACATGGGACTTGTAAACAAAGTTGTTCCGCTGGATCAACTCGAAGAAACCTATGTTGCCTGGTGCAAAAAAATTATCGCTAAAAGTCCGTTGGCCATACGCATGTTAAAAGCCTCGTTCAATGCCGAGCTTGACGGACAGGCCGGAATTCAGGAACTGGCCGGCAATGCAACGCTTCTTTACTACCTTAGTGACGAAGCCAAAGAAGGCAAGAATGCCTTTTTAGAAAAGCGCGAGCCTAACTGGGATAAATTTCCTAAATTCCCGTAA
- a CDS encoding AMP-binding protein: MNYPFDSIWINQGEVSIDALCSGNAKAVSEFEASTFSFIAAWLSGGNEFTLQTSGSTGSPKSITFTRNQLKASAARTVNALGLRPGITALVCLNTKYVAGKMMLVRALEHQMKIIAVGPSSDPFRQIPEDFQIDFVAVAPLQLQTLVDNPLYTNRLNTMKAILVGGATVNLKLKASINSLACPVYETFGMTETLSNIALKRLNPTEASDLFIPLPGVTLSLDSRGCLVVTDPIQPDAIITNDVVQIHENGFQWLGRADNVINSGGVKIYAEFVESLLEVAFQNLSVRYNYFIGRLPDNQLGELVALYIEGHYLDLNDLIKLKEAVASIPEKFQRPRKIVLIASFQYTPTGKITRKSTMDGPIMPVKQIITL, encoded by the coding sequence GTGAACTATCCTTTTGATTCCATCTGGATTAACCAAGGTGAAGTTTCGATCGATGCCTTATGTAGCGGCAATGCGAAAGCAGTATCTGAATTCGAAGCATCAACTTTTAGTTTCATAGCGGCATGGTTGTCGGGGGGGAATGAGTTCACTCTGCAAACAAGCGGCTCCACGGGTTCACCCAAAAGCATAACCTTTACCCGTAATCAGTTGAAGGCCAGCGCTGCCCGAACGGTAAATGCACTTGGTTTGAGACCGGGCATTACTGCTTTGGTATGCCTGAACACGAAGTACGTTGCCGGTAAAATGATGCTGGTGAGGGCGCTGGAACATCAGATGAAAATTATAGCCGTTGGTCCCTCCTCAGACCCTTTTCGGCAAATACCCGAAGATTTTCAAATAGATTTCGTGGCCGTGGCCCCGCTCCAACTTCAAACCCTGGTAGACAACCCTCTGTACACAAACAGGTTGAACACCATGAAAGCAATATTGGTAGGTGGTGCAACCGTAAACCTGAAATTAAAGGCCAGTATAAATTCCTTAGCATGCCCGGTTTACGAGACTTTTGGCATGACGGAAACCCTTTCTAATATCGCCCTTAAACGCCTGAACCCTACCGAGGCTTCAGATCTTTTTATTCCCTTACCCGGGGTAACACTTTCACTGGATAGCCGGGGCTGCCTGGTCGTAACTGACCCTATTCAACCTGACGCGATAATCACCAATGATGTGGTTCAAATCCATGAAAACGGCTTTCAGTGGTTAGGTCGGGCTGATAATGTCATCAATTCAGGTGGGGTTAAAATTTATGCGGAATTTGTGGAATCTTTGCTGGAAGTGGCATTCCAAAACCTCTCAGTTCGCTATAACTACTTCATTGGTAGGCTTCCAGATAACCAATTGGGGGAACTTGTAGCCTTATATATAGAAGGCCATTACCTCGACCTAAACGACCTCATTAAATTAAAGGAAGCTGTTGCGTCTATTCCTGAAAAATTCCAAAGGCCTCGAAAAATTGTGCTTATTGCCAGCTTCCAATATACACCAACGGGTAAAATCACCCGAAAAAGCACTATGGATGGCCCAATAATGCCCGTTAAGCAAATAATAACCCTCTAA
- a CDS encoding glycosyltransferase yields MFELLIFVFFCINTLYVLALAIAGHLYKKKNVPSSTSFKRIAILVPSYKEDKVIIHTTNELLKLDYPKSSYDVVVIADSLQKETLETLKSTDAIVIPVVFDKSMKSRSLNYAFSQIDESYDIAIIADADNILSKNFLKDINDLFNAGFIIIQAQRVAKNLNTPMAMLDGVSEAINNHLFRQGSNALGLSSALIGSGMAFPFKLLKDKVSKIDSVVEDRDLQLALLESGYTVTYQKGLLLFDEKVESAEAYKNQRRRWIAGQYSVLIKNLSKGFRMLLKGNINFFNSAIIQNILPSRIISLISLLFICIFFTLLYQDKEITTRWCALTLVYLLALTVSIPRIFFTRKLLTSMIILPIVILKTIQSVLLAKGSGKTFIHTEHKQREIDSTFLPK; encoded by the coding sequence ATGTTTGAACTACTGATTTTTGTATTCTTTTGCATCAACACGTTATACGTATTGGCCCTCGCTATTGCAGGCCATCTTTATAAAAAAAAAAATGTTCCGAGTTCAACTTCATTCAAAAGGATTGCCATACTCGTTCCGAGTTATAAGGAAGATAAAGTAATAATCCACACCACCAACGAACTCCTGAAGCTTGATTACCCAAAATCAAGTTATGATGTTGTTGTTATAGCCGATTCATTGCAAAAAGAAACACTAGAAACACTTAAATCCACCGATGCGATTGTAATCCCGGTAGTTTTTGACAAGAGCATGAAGAGCAGGTCACTTAATTATGCCTTTTCACAAATCGATGAAAGCTATGACATTGCCATTATTGCTGATGCCGACAACATACTTTCCAAGAACTTTTTAAAAGATATAAATGATCTGTTCAATGCCGGTTTTATAATTATACAAGCTCAACGAGTGGCCAAAAACTTAAATACCCCTATGGCAATGCTGGATGGAGTAAGTGAAGCCATTAACAATCACTTATTCAGGCAAGGAAGCAATGCATTGGGGCTTTCATCTGCCCTTATTGGGTCTGGCATGGCCTTTCCATTCAAATTATTGAAAGATAAAGTATCTAAAATTGATTCCGTTGTTGAAGATAGGGATTTACAACTCGCGCTACTTGAAAGTGGTTATACTGTAACCTATCAAAAGGGATTACTTCTATTTGATGAAAAGGTTGAGTCAGCGGAAGCCTACAAAAATCAACGAAGGAGATGGATAGCAGGGCAATATTCCGTACTTATTAAAAATCTTAGTAAAGGTTTTCGAATGCTTTTAAAAGGAAATATTAATTTCTTTAATTCTGCTATTATTCAAAATATACTCCCATCAAGAATTATCAGCCTGATCAGTCTTCTGTTCATTTGCATCTTCTTTACACTTTTATATCAGGATAAAGAAATCACGACCAGATGGTGTGCACTCACACTCGTTTATTTGCTAGCATTAACGGTATCAATACCGCGAATTTTCTTCACAAGGAAACTTCTAACATCAATGATTATCCTACCGATTGTAATTCTTAAAACTATTCAATCTGTACTTCTGGCCAAAGGGTCTGGCAAAACATTTATCCATACCGAACACAAGCAAAGAGAAATCGACTCCACTTTCCTGCCAAAATGA
- a CDS encoding glycosyltransferase family 2 protein, translating into MNPGHPLISIITINFNNTKVTCEFLESTKKLTYRNFEIIVVDNASIENPTSIISKNYPDVKLIVNKKNLGFSGGNNTGIAVAQGDYIFLVNNDTEVTPDLFEKLIASFQNDNSIGLISPKIKYFSHPDIIQYAGFTPINPFTGRNKCIGDHEIDRGQHDTPGYTPYAHGAAMFLKREVIEKAGTMADLFFLYYEELDWSERIRNAGYRIYYEPQATIFHKESLSVGKNSVLKTYYLTRNRILFMRRNVSGIKSIFWPFFLILISFPKNTVSFIIKKEFDHLKAFYQGIIWNLTHFKNGTKRSFIAKRNS; encoded by the coding sequence ATGAATCCCGGGCATCCTTTAATATCAATCATAACCATAAACTTTAATAACACAAAGGTAACGTGTGAATTCCTGGAATCCACAAAAAAGCTGACCTACAGGAATTTTGAAATTATTGTTGTTGACAACGCTTCGATTGAGAATCCTACTTCGATAATTTCTAAAAATTATCCAGATGTTAAGCTAATCGTAAACAAAAAAAACCTCGGGTTTTCAGGCGGCAACAATACTGGGATCGCAGTCGCACAGGGCGACTATATCTTTCTCGTAAATAATGACACTGAGGTTACACCGGATTTATTCGAGAAGTTGATTGCATCCTTTCAAAACGATAATTCAATTGGCCTTATCAGCCCAAAAATTAAGTATTTCTCCCATCCAGACATTATTCAATATGCAGGTTTCACTCCAATTAATCCATTCACAGGCCGAAACAAATGCATTGGCGACCATGAGATTGACCGAGGCCAACATGATACACCGGGCTATACACCTTATGCTCATGGTGCCGCTATGTTTTTAAAAAGAGAAGTAATTGAAAAGGCCGGAACAATGGCTGACTTGTTCTTTTTGTATTACGAAGAACTTGATTGGTCTGAACGGATTCGAAATGCAGGATACAGAATCTATTATGAGCCCCAGGCAACCATCTTCCACAAAGAATCATTATCTGTTGGTAAAAATTCTGTTTTAAAAACATATTACCTCACACGTAACCGTATTCTCTTTATGCGAAGGAACGTGTCGGGGATTAAAAGCATTTTTTGGCCTTTTTTTCTGATCCTCATATCCTTTCCTAAGAATACCGTTAGCTTTATTATCAAAAAAGAGTTCGATCACCTGAAAGCATTTTACCAAGGGATTATATGGAACCTTACCCACTTTAAAAACGGAACCAAGAGATCATTCATCGCAAAACGAAACTCATGA
- a CDS encoding response regulator transcription factor, giving the protein MKKVLVIEDDEPLCWLLEKILGTKYEVIIMNDGMEALSWLSSGNTPDLIISDIRMPSLDGVQLLENLKQSGLYKDIPVIILSSFEDPRKRKECLDLGAVDYFIKPFEPQHLVSRVKEIFLKPLITKK; this is encoded by the coding sequence ATGAAGAAGGTATTGGTCATCGAAGATGACGAACCTTTGTGCTGGCTGCTGGAGAAAATCCTCGGCACCAAGTACGAAGTTATTATCATGAATGATGGCATGGAAGCACTCTCCTGGCTTTCATCCGGAAATACTCCTGACTTGATTATTTCCGACATTCGAATGCCCTCGCTGGATGGTGTACAACTGTTAGAAAACCTGAAGCAAAGTGGATTGTATAAAGATATTCCTGTTATAATTTTGTCTAGCTTTGAAGACCCAAGAAAAAGAAAAGAATGTCTCGATCTTGGCGCAGTAGATTACTTTATAAAACCCTTTGAACCCCAGCATTTGGTGAGCCGGGTAAAAGAGATTTTTTTAAAACCTCTCATCACTAAAAAATGA